ATCCATAAAAGGAGCTTATCAATCACCGCCTTCCGATCTATTGGACTTCTGGATGGTGGCTGGCCAGACTGATTCCACGCCTGAAAGGAGGCCTCCATGTCCCAGCAGCCCACCCGCGGCATCACCATCGATTCACTCCGGGGAAAGGCGGACGCTCTCGCCTTCCGCCAGATCAGCGAGGAATGGCTCACGGAACACTTCCAGGTCGAGCCGGAGGATCTCCACGCCCTGGGCGACCCGCAACGCACCATCATCAACGCCGGCGGCGACGTCCTGCTGGCCCGCGATGACGCGACCGGTGAGGTTGTCGGGGCCGTCGCCCTGGTCGCGTATCCGGAGGACGTGTTCGAACTCGCCAAGATGGGGGTGCGCCACGCCGCCCGCGGGCGGGGCATCGGCGGCCTGCTGGTGCACGCCGCGATCGAGCGGGCCTCCGCGCTCGGCGGCCGGAGACTCTTCCTCAGCACGAACCACGCACTGACCAGCGCCCTGCGCCTCTACCGGGCCGCGGGATTCGTGAGCATCCGGCCGGACGAAGTGCCCGTCAAGAACTATTACGCCCTCGCCTTGGACCGCGCCGACGTCTACCTGGAACTGAAGTAGCCCTGCTCTGACAGGCAGGGCCGGCACGCCGGATCAGCGTGCCGGGACGGCCGGACGCGCGATGGCGTGCTGGTCCGGGCAGCCGTCCAGCACGCGCCGCATCGCGTCCCGCTCCTGAGGGCTGACGCTCAGGCCGTAGCTGTATTTCACCGAGACCTGACGAGCCACATAGTGGCAGCGGAATCCCCTGCTGGCGGGGAGCCAGGTGGACGCGTCCTGGGCGCTCTTCTGCTGATTGGACGGACCGTCCACCGCGAGAAGGTTCAGCGGATCGTTGGCGAGGGTCTGGCGCTCGACGGCCGTCAGGTGGTCCGCGCCGCTCTTCCAGGCTTCGGCCAGGGCCACCACATGGTCGATCTGGATGACCTGGCTGCTCCCCTGCCCTCGCTCGAACGGGATGTGGTGCCCGGTGTACGGATCCCAGAGCTGGCCTGTGGCCACACGGCACTGCGTCCGTGCCGAACTGCTCGTGAACGTGACGGCGTCCAGATCACGGCGCAGGATGTCGTTGCGGGTGTCGCAGCCGTTGCGGTCCTCATCGGCCCAGGCCTGACCGAAGACCGCGCGATCGTAGCCACGGGAGGACCCCTTCGGCGCCACGGGCAACGCGTCCAGCACAGCACGCGCGGGCGAGTCGGGGACGGCGTGCACACCCGGCAGCGGCTTCATCCAGGTCATGTCGTACAGACGCGCGGTGGTGGGGCCCGAGCCACCCTCCCCGATCTCGAACTGCCCCCGCAGGAAGAACCAGCCGAGCAGCCCCACGACGGCGGCCGTGACCGCGGCGAGGAGCGCCGCGGCGGACCGGGAGCGCCGTCGTCGTCTCCGGTAACCGGCCCAGTTCACGCTCACAGACAACCCCTTCCAGACCGGACCGATGTCCGCACCGGTCCAGCCTAGGAGGAGTCACTGACAGGTTCCGGGGCCCGCCGTGTGGATGTGGAAAAACTCACACGCGGGCCGGGGTGTTACTGCTCTTTCCGCACCCTGACGAGGTCGGCGTCGGCGGCGTCGGCCAGCTCCTGGAGCTGGTCCACCCGCTCCTGGGTGACGTCACCGCTCTCCAGCATGGCCTTCGCCTGGTCGAGCAGGCGGTGCGCCTCCTTGCTGTTGGCGGTGGCGATGTCGAGTGCGTGTTCCAAAGTGGTGTCGTGTTCCATGCAGCCATCTTGATCCCGCGCCGCGTTAAAAGCGAGAGGCCACGCCAGGGTGGCGTGACCTCTCAGCTTCCAGCGGAAATGCTCAGGCGGCGGGGAAGGCCGGCGGGTTCACGCCCGCCATCTCCTCCATCACGCGGACGACCTGGCAGCTGTAGCCGAACTCGTTGTCGTACCAGACGTAGAGGACCAGGTTCTTGTCGTTGGCGATCGTGGCGAGGCCGTCCACGATGCCGGTGCGGCGCGATCCGACGAAGTCGGTGGAG
Above is a window of Arthrobacter sp. Y-9 DNA encoding:
- a CDS encoding GNAT family N-acetyltransferase — protein: MSQQPTRGITIDSLRGKADALAFRQISEEWLTEHFQVEPEDLHALGDPQRTIINAGGDVLLARDDATGEVVGAVALVAYPEDVFELAKMGVRHAARGRGIGGLLVHAAIERASALGGRRLFLSTNHALTSALRLYRAAGFVSIRPDEVPVKNYYALALDRADVYLELK
- a CDS encoding HNH endonuclease family protein yields the protein MSVNWAGYRRRRRRSRSAAALLAAVTAAVVGLLGWFFLRGQFEIGEGGSGPTTARLYDMTWMKPLPGVHAVPDSPARAVLDALPVAPKGSSRGYDRAVFGQAWADEDRNGCDTRNDILRRDLDAVTFTSSSARTQCRVATGQLWDPYTGHHIPFERGQGSSQVIQIDHVVALAEAWKSGADHLTAVERQTLANDPLNLLAVDGPSNQQKSAQDASTWLPASRGFRCHYVARQVSVKYSYGLSVSPQERDAMRRVLDGCPDQHAIARPAVPAR